The Spirulina subsalsa PCC 9445 region TTGGGCGGAAAATTAACCGTGCGACAACGCCCCCAACAAGGGGAAGTGTTGACCATTTTCCTCCCCTTGGGGGGCGCAGTGCGTTCTTATTTGTAACCGACTCTCGATTAGAAACCGGGTTTTTGTTCGGGTTTACCGAGAAAACGAGACAATAAACGCAACCCGGTTTCTAGCTAAAGTTGAGATCAAGAAACTAGGTTGCGTTATCCCTGAAGTGGGGGCCTCGGGAGCAGCAGAATTCTCTTAAAACCAGCGTTTTAATGGATTACCCACTACTTGGGCAATAAAACCAATGGTTAGGGCGAAGATAACCACGACTAACTGATTGGCAAATTGGGGAACGTGATGATGGGGGATGTGATAATCCAGATGACTAATTGCATTGATTTCAATGCCATCTGAACTCACGGGAATGGTTAATAGATCCCAGTGATTATCTTCCCCAATTTCAACGGACCAAATGCCGGGGATATTATAATCCGGTTCAAAGCGAAAACGTCCTTGTTGATCGGTGAAAGCTTGGAGCGTTTCTAAACCGGAGTCACTGGGAGGATGGATTAGGACATCGGCGTTTTCAAAAGGTTCTTCTGTGCTAAAGAGGGCGTGAATTTCTAGGGCTTGATCTTGCAACTCATAGAAGGTTTCCAGACTATGGGCTAAGGCCTGAGTCGGGAAACTGAACAAACTCATGAGGAGCAATAAAACAATGAACAGGGATTTGAATTTCATGGGTAAATCCTCGAACAAAGGTGGACAATTCGGGTTAGAGTAGCGATGTGCTAGAAACCCATGTTAGACCAAGACCAATAACCACGACAACACAAGCACTGGCCACGGATAAACGGCGAGAGATTTCCTGAGTTTGAGGAAATTTTTCCAGCCATTGCCGAGCATAAACGGCGATTAATCCTAATAGGACTAACACTAACGCTAATCCAAGACTAAAGCCTGTGACTAAAAATAAGCCGTAGACAATCTGATGTAGTGCGATCGCCCCCAATAACATCACCATAGCTGAAGGACAAGGCACTAAGCCCCCAGCAATCCCCAGTTTCACTAAGTCAGAGAGCGTATGGGATGAGTGATCATGGTGATGATCAGGATGATCATGATGATGATCATGATGGTGATGATCATGACTCTGGGATTGTAGCCGTTTGCGTACTAAACCGACCCCCACCAGACAAATCATTATCCCACTCAGTACACTTAAAACCGGATATAACTGTTCGGGTAGGATGTACTGGGAGGCAAAAAGTGCGATCGCCCCCAACAAAAACACCCCTAGGGTATGAGTGATTGTTGTCGTCACCCCCAAGACAATGGCCTGTTGTGGGGTGCCTTGGGTGCCGATGAGATAGGCGCTGACTAATGCCTTACCATGTCCGGGAGAGAGAGCGTGAAAAGCTCCGAAACTAAATGCGATCGCCATTCCTCCCAAAATACTGCCCAGAGTCGGTTCAGCGAGGAGAAAATGGGTTAACTCTCTAGATTGAGCTAAATGAGCGAGGAGAAAAGTTGATGTCATAACCCCAAAACCGTTACAAATCTAAAACTAATGTTAAAATTATCGCAAAAATTTTCAAACGCTAGGAAATCGTGGGGTTCATTTAACCACCGCAAGGAAATATAAACTCATGATCCCAATGAAAAAAGAAGTTCTGGTTATCTTGATGTTAATGGGGGGGGTAATGGGTTGTCAGCCCTCCCCTCCAGATGCCAGGAAGGTGGTTGATTCCTCCCCAGAGATTCCCGTCACCAAACGCTTAAGGGTTTCTGTTAATCCGAACTTTACCGAAATTCAAAGTCGTTCCGTGAGTTTATTGTTACCCCCCGGTTATGAAGGAGGCGACCCGGAAGAGGATTTAGAAACCGTTGCCAGTCAATTAGAAGGGGCAGGTGAAAGATATCGTGATTTAAGTCAAGCGTTACGGGAAAGTCGCCAAGTTGTTCATTTTCTTGCCTTTGATACAGCCGAGTCTACGCAAGGATTTGTCACGACGGTTAATGTAACGGCACCGACAACTATCCCCGGCACGACTCTACAAACGTTGACGGATGCAGTGGTGGAAAATTTCCGCCGTTTGGATTATGAGGTCACAGAACAGGAACTTCAACTCATTAATAATCAGTTGGTGGGACGGATTGTTGTGCAAATTCGGGCTGGGACGAAAGAAATCACCCAGTTGGTTTATGCCCTTGAGGAAAATGATCGGTTTTGGATTGTTACTTACTCTACTCCTCGCACAGAATTTCCCCAGCGTTTAAGTGGTTTTGAACAGAGCGTCGCGAGTTTTCAGGTCTTGCCGGATTTGTAGGATTGGCTGCGGGAATCGGGAGTCGGGAGTCGGGAGTCGGGAGTCGGGAATAGTTAATAATTATCAACTCCCCCTCTCCCCTGCTCCCCTGCTCCCCTGCTCCCCCTCCCCTGTTCCCCGTTCCCTAATCAAATCCAAGTCTTAGAGATTTCTGAGGAAAAATGTGTCATTTTGTAAAATTTCTGGTAATAATATTTGAAAGCAGGTTTTCCGATCTCAGGGTTCGGTAGTCCGAAATACCTAGATTGAAAGCCTTTTACTTGACTTGGGGGCAGATTAAGAAGTATTAATTTATTAAACGGGACTCAGCCCTATGCCCCCCGGGGTCTGAATTATTTTCCCTCACCTCTGGCTGAGTAGATGTTCTGCTTCAAAGCGCATCAATCTATCGACAGAGAGAGAAGAGTGGAACAGCTAAGTCCCTTACTGTCTTCTTAGCGATAGTCTGCCTAAATCTGGGCGAATTTCGGGGCGGTGGTGTTCTAACTCCCCCAACTGACCCGACAAACTGAGGACTTTCACCTGTTGAAAGGGATCAACAGCAAAATTTTCTCAGGAAAATCGAAAATCTGGGATAATAACCAGAACCTTAAAAAAGGGAAAGTCTCCCGTCTCTCCTTCCCAAGACTAATTGAGGAATTGGGAAAAGAGATATTTAGTAAACGTAAATCTTGCATTGTTTCAGTGAAGCAAGAGGTTTTGAATTATGACAATTGCAGTCGGGCGCGTACAGCAGGAACGAGGCTGGTTTGATTCAGTCGATGACTGGCTAAAGCGCGATCGCTTCGTATTTATCGGTTGGTCTGGTTTGTTGCTCTTCCCCTGTGCTTACATGGCATTAGGCGGATGGCTCACCGGAACCACCTTCGTTACCTCCTGGTACACCCACGGACTCGCCTCCTCCTACCTTGAAGGGGCAAACTTTATCACCGTTGCGGTTTCCTCCCCCGCCGATGCCTTCGGTCACTCCCTACTCTTCCTTTGGGGACCCGAAGCCAACTGGGATTTCACCCGTTGGTGCCAAATCGGTGGCCTGTGGCCCTTCGTGGCTTTACATGGCGCATTCGGGCTGATTGGCTTCATGCTGCGTCAGTTTGAGATTGCTCGCTTAGTGGGGATTCGTCCCTATAATGCGATCGCCTTCTCCGGTCCGATTTCCGTCTTCGTCAGCGTCTTCTTAATGTACCCCTTGGGACAATCCAGTTGGTTCTTTGCCCCCAGTTTCGGGGTAGCGGGCATCTTCCGCTTTATCCTGTTCCTGCAAGGCTTCCACAACTGGACTCTGAACCCCTTCCACATGATGGGCGTAGCCGGGATTCTCGGCGGTGCGTTACTCTGTGCCATCCACGGAGCCACCGTAGAAAACACCCTGTTTGAAGACAGCGACCAAGCCAACACCTTCCGCGCCTTCAACCCCACCCAAGCCGAAGAAACCTACAGCATGGTCACAGCTAACCGTTTCTGGAGCCAAATCTTCGGGATTGCCTTCTCTAACAAACGTTGGTTACACTTCTTCATGTTGTTTGTTCCCGTAACAGGCTTGTGGATGAGTTCAGTGGGTATCGTCGGTTTAGCCTTAAACCTACGCGCCTATGACTTCGTATCCCAAGAAATCCGGGCAGCAGAAGACCCCGAATTTGAAACGTTCTACACCAAGAACATCCTATTAAACGAAGGTCTGCGAGCTTGGATGGCTCCTCAAGACCAACCCCACGAAAACTTTGAATTCCCAGAGGAGGTATTGCCTCGTGGTAACGCTCTCTAGTACAACGATCAGTAGTGGTCGCGATATTGAATCCACCGGGTTCGCCTGGTGGTCGGGCAACGCTCGCTTAATCAACCTTTCCGGTAAACTGCTGGGCGCTCATGTAGCCCACGCTGGCCTAATTGTATTCTGGGCTGGGGCAATGACCTTGTTTGAACTGTCCCACTTCACGCCCGACAAACCCATGTATGAGCAAGGGGCGATCTTACTCCCCCACCTAGCCACCCTTGGTTTAGGCGTTGGCCCTGGTGGTGAAGTCGTCGATACTTTCCCCTACTTCGTTGTGGGTGTATTACACCTCATTTCCTCCGCCGTCCTCGGTTTAGGCGGGATTTACCACGCCATCCGTGGCCCCGAAACCTTAGAAGAATATTCCGACTTCTTCGGCTATGACTGGGCCGACAAAAACCAAATGACCAACATCATCGGGTATCACCTGATTCTGTTAGGTTCTGGTGCCTTGTTGCTCGTCGCTAAAGCCATGTTCTTCGGCGGTGTCTATGACACTTGGGCTCCCGGTGGTGGTGATGTTCGGATCATTACGAACCCCACCCTAAACCCCGCCGTGATTTTTGGCTACCTGATCAACGCTCCCTTTGGTGGAGAAGGTTGGATCATCGGGGTCAACAACATGGAAGACATCATCGGCGGTCACATTTGGATTGGCTTAATCTGTATCGGTGGTGGGATTTGGCACATTCTGACCAAGCCTTTTGGCTGGGTACGTCGCGCCTTTATCTGGTCTGGTGAAGCTTATCTCTCCTACAGCTTAGGCGCTCTGTCCTTAATGGGCTTTATCGCTTCCTTCTATGTGTGGTTTAACAACACGGCGTATCCCAGCGAGTTCTACGGTCCCACCAACGCTGAAGCGTCTCAAGCTCAAGCCTTAGTGTTCTTGGCTCGTGACCAACGCTTAGGTGCTAACGTCGGTTCTGCTCAAGGCCCCACAGGTCTGGGTAAATACCTGATGCGCTCTCCCACGGGTGAGATCATCTTCGGGGGTGAAACCATGCGTTTCTGGGACTTCCGAGGCCCTTGGTTAGAACCCCTCCGTGGCCCCAATGGTTTGGATCTTGACAAAATCCAAAACGATATTCAACCTTGGCAAATTCGCCGCGCTTCTGAGTATATGACCCACGCTCCCAACGGTTCTCTGAACTCTGTGGGTGGGATCATTACTGAGCCGAACTCCTTTAACTATGTGAATCCCCGCGCTTGGTTAGGAACTTCTCACTTTGTGTTAGGGTTCTTCTTCCTTGTGGGACACCTCTGGCACTCTGGACGCGCTCGGGCGGCGGCGGCTGGTTTTGAAAAAGGCATCGACCGCGAAACTGAACCCGTACTCTTTATGGATGATATTGACTAAGGGTTTATTCCTCGGTCAATGTTAGCTTGAGTTACGAAAGAAGAGGCGACTGGAAACAGTCGCCTCTTCTGTTTGCCTGTCTGTGAGGCAAGAATCCCCCGTTGCCGCAACACTAGAAACGTTGGGGACATCAGATTGAAGCTCTCCCCACCTGCGAGGGTGCGAGGTGGGAGAGTGCGTCGCTATTTTTGTTCAAAATAAGGACAGCTGGAGATAAGGACTATGCCAATTTGTCTCGCTCACAGGTCGAATGATGGTGGGATAATCGTCTAAACTGCGCCAGATTTCCTTATCCTGAGATAACCAATACTCGAACACTTCAAAACGGTCATCGTCAGGATTCACTAACTGATACACCCGGATTCGTTTTCGGGGTTGGTGGGGGTCTTTTTTGTATTTAATACATTGAACTCTGTAGCCGATTTGTTCCAAAAGTCGCCGCACAATGACAATGGGGGTGGAATTCTTAGCTAGTCCAATCCCTAAGACGGTTTTAATAAAGGAACGATGGCTCAGGGCGAGATGCTGTATGGCTTGGAGGTCGGTGTCGGTGTTGGAGAGTTCTCGCTCGGGGTGGGCGAGGAGGGTAGGAATCCCGAGTCGTTCCAATGTACCAATGGCGGCCCCGAGTTGAGAACGGTTGAAGTCTGGGGGGAAGATTGCCCCTTCTCCTTGTTCCATGAGTTGTTTGGCGATGAAACAATCTCGCTCGCTGAGGTAGGGACGACCAAAGGTGAGGAAGTAGTGTAAGCGTAACTGACTGTACCATCCCCCATCATCTCGGATGACAATTTGGGGGGAGATGGTGATTCCATAACGCTGTTGAAGTTCGTATTTGCGGACTGTGCGCCGTTGGCTGGGGGTTTTGATCAGTTGTTTTTTCAGCTGTTGATAGGTGGTTTCGGTGAGATCCCGACTTTGGGCGATCGCATTACATTCAAGGTGATAGTTGTGATCCCGGACTTGGGCGATCGCATCACTCAAAGAAAAGGGA contains the following coding sequences:
- a CDS encoding nickel/cobalt transporter, with the translated sequence MTSTFLLAHLAQSRELTHFLLAEPTLGSILGGMAIAFSFGAFHALSPGHGKALVSAYLIGTQGTPQQAIVLGVTTTITHTLGVFLLGAIALFASQYILPEQLYPVLSVLSGIMICLVGVGLVRKRLQSQSHDHHHHDHHHDHPDHHHDHSSHTLSDLVKLGIAGGLVPCPSAMVMLLGAIALHQIVYGLFLVTGFSLGLALVLVLLGLIAVYARQWLEKFPQTQEISRRLSVASACVVVVIGLGLTWVSSTSLL
- the psbD gene encoding photosystem II D2 protein (photosystem q(a) protein) yields the protein MTIAVGRVQQERGWFDSVDDWLKRDRFVFIGWSGLLLFPCAYMALGGWLTGTTFVTSWYTHGLASSYLEGANFITVAVSSPADAFGHSLLFLWGPEANWDFTRWCQIGGLWPFVALHGAFGLIGFMLRQFEIARLVGIRPYNAIAFSGPISVFVSVFLMYPLGQSSWFFAPSFGVAGIFRFILFLQGFHNWTLNPFHMMGVAGILGGALLCAIHGATVENTLFEDSDQANTFRAFNPTQAEETYSMVTANRFWSQIFGIAFSNKRWLHFFMLFVPVTGLWMSSVGIVGLALNLRAYDFVSQEIRAAEDPEFETFYTKNILLNEGLRAWMAPQDQPHENFEFPEEVLPRGNAL
- the psbC gene encoding photosystem II reaction center protein CP43 produces the protein MVTLSSTTISSGRDIESTGFAWWSGNARLINLSGKLLGAHVAHAGLIVFWAGAMTLFELSHFTPDKPMYEQGAILLPHLATLGLGVGPGGEVVDTFPYFVVGVLHLISSAVLGLGGIYHAIRGPETLEEYSDFFGYDWADKNQMTNIIGYHLILLGSGALLLVAKAMFFGGVYDTWAPGGGDVRIITNPTLNPAVIFGYLINAPFGGEGWIIGVNNMEDIIGGHIWIGLICIGGGIWHILTKPFGWVRRAFIWSGEAYLSYSLGALSLMGFIASFYVWFNNTAYPSEFYGPTNAEASQAQALVFLARDQRLGANVGSAQGPTGLGKYLMRSPTGEIIFGGETMRFWDFRGPWLEPLRGPNGLDLDKIQNDIQPWQIRRASEYMTHAPNGSLNSVGGIITEPNSFNYVNPRAWLGTSHFVLGFFFLVGHLWHSGRARAAAAGFEKGIDRETEPVLFMDDID